Genomic window (Arachis hypogaea cultivar Tifrunner chromosome 13, arahy.Tifrunner.gnm2.J5K5, whole genome shotgun sequence):
ttccatttctttcaagtcattctttcctttaaaactttaaatcactcaaacaaacatatcaaaggCATCGAATGTAAGAAAAGTAAGAATGATACAACCTCTACATGATTAAAAAAAGTTACCATGATAAAACTGCTCTCAAAGTTAAAAGTCGTTATTAATAACATTTTTTGTCGGCTTTTTTTTTTCGTCATCATAGCCTTGCATTGTATATCAAAATGTTAATTTAGTATTCTTTTACATTGTACTCTTATTCCAatactctcaataatcttattcttaatattattttggaatccaacgtttatgattatattattacctatggttaatattttatttaatttttcttttttaatgagatcataatttatattataaaaaaaattatactaaaatatAGTACaggagaattacaattattaaagagagtactacaaataataaaaattaaatatttatcttgacAATGAtggaaataaatctaaaaattttttatgatatttttatatagatattttttagtatgctataattttactattattattctatacaaaaaaataataggtaaaaaatgtatataaacaaaaaataagaattttataaagaataataatatccatGAGAGAGtactaaagaaaaaatattataaaaaaaataaaattaattatatgaacaatgagatagaaaataaatttcaatctaaTGTGAAAATGTAAACGCAAAAGCTATCATTTTTAGATTTGGCTAAACTTAGGTTGACAAGAAGAACCACGTTTACgtttagaagaagaaaaaatagccaAACTAAAAagtgaaacttaaaaaaaaaactaaacctaCATTTGATGCTTCAAACGCTAAGCTAAACATATCCTAAATTgctgaatttaatttacttttctcccactcgatgccttgatatgtttatttGAGTGTTTTAAAGTTTTGAAGGCAAAAATGGCTTGAAAGAAATGGAAAcagtatgcaaagtggagaatttatGGTGAAGCTGAGAATTCAtgtcaacgcgtacgcgtgagtggaaAATCTGTcaggcgacgtgtacgcgtgacaagttTTTCCGTTGGGTCTGACGGGAGATTTCGACGGAGGGACTAATCCGTCCAACTTTTAAGGACGTTAGTGActtaaagtatttttcaatggtcaaagACGAAAATATCTGCGAAAAAAAAGGTCAGAAacctatttatcttttactcaaataataaaattcataaaaaaaattgtataggATCCAAAAACTACGCTGCAACACGACTGCTAGACTGCATATGTGTTGCTACTTGCTAGTGGTCATAGAAGGGCTATGTTTAGGGGTGACAAATGGGTCCAAATTTGTCTAATCCACAAAAGAAGATGGGTAGGTTAAAAATTTGAAACCACCAATCTTAAAAGTCCGTCTAACCCACACAATCTAATCCATGGGTTTTGACGGACTTCGACAGGGTGGGACAGACTTTTTTGACAGGTCAGGTATTTTTTTGTACagagatgttttttttttataaatttttatgatattattgATCTAtgattataaacttgaagatgtttaattatatattttaaataatatttgttttactttggataatattagttttattattttattttaaaaaatttagtttatgattatatttattatatatttataatataaaaattttaatttttgtgaatttaaaaattataattttttttatatttttaaaaattttaaatttattaaaatgattgtgaaattatatatattatttaatatttaatgatttataaaaaaaatatttatgggcTTAACCCGTCAACCTGCTGTTAGACAGGACGAGGAAAAAATTCAAGACCGCCTTACTAGGTGGATTAGAACAGCTTAACGGGCTTTTGGTAGGACAGGACAGACTTTCTCATTTGCCACCCGCCTACGTTCTAGAAATGTTAGAAAAATGAGGCAAACCCATTATTACTAACAGTCTAAGACCATTCATTTCAAAATAACATAGAATAGAGAAAATTCCAAAAGCCAAGATACATATAATCAACCATATGCTTTTGACTCATTTGCTTATATGATTCCTAATAGGTAAAAATTCACATGTAATTGTCTTAATATgaaattgatatttgaaaattatttgataatttcacaagtttgattaaattatcttagatcatataacgatttttaactatcaacttcacatgaaaataacATCTTTCATCATAACAATGACATGATAATGGTCAAGATGTAAAGACATTGACATACCTATTTATAACATCCAAGAGAGGGAGAAGATGAAAAACagaaacaaataaaataggaGTTGAAGAGAAAGGAAAAGTGTACGTGTGAAGAAACACAAGAACACACCAGGTCCTTAAAAAGTGCACCCTTAAGGTTACAAAAACAGACTGAAAAATTTGTTGGCAGATGGTAAACTACCTCATGGACTTTGTCTACATAAGCCAACATCGGATAACTCCTCTTTAACAACCCACAAGAGATGCCTTGTTGGTAAAAACTGAAAGCCTATGAACAAGATATGTACCTTAACGAGGAACACTTCTATGAGGACCAACTGAAAGATACAAACACTAGATAATTCACAGTTGAAATTAGGAAGAGAGAAGGGGGTAAAAGGAGGCTCAATAGAAAGCCTATCCCGACCATGgtaaaatggaaaataaaaggtCGTCCTGGAGCtatatatatgaaaaagaaagTAAAGGCAGGTTTGTGGATATGAACAACTTGCACTTCAAGTATGTAGCACAAATGTCAAAAATTTCAGCTACTCTTATCTTTTCTACTCATCCCAAATCCTGATACTTCCAGCTAGCGCATCTCTCAAAGGAAAAACCTGCTTTGAATATGATCTCATTGGAGGGAACTATAATGAAAGCCGGATGCCTTGCTCTTCCCTATCAGTGGAAGAGTGGTTTTTTTCTCTCTCAGCCATGAACCTTTTATATGGGACAAAACCTCTCCCACAGGTTTCAGTTCTCATTCTAGGCCTTAGCTTGGATGTTGCTCTAGTTTCGCTTGGAACAATATGGCTAGGAATTTCCGATTTTCCTTCCCCCTTGCCAAAGCAATGCACATTTATGTGTACGGGTATTGGTTTGCATGCCTCAATTGATGGAGGTGAGGGTCTGCATGTGTTTGTTACCGATAGAGTCATCCCGAAAAGCTTTACAGTCTGACCAAATGATTCTTCTACCATGCTTGCTTTGATTTCTTTCTGGGATATCTGGATGTTACGATaaacaaaatagaaaaggaaaagaatatGGCATCATATATCTTTTTCTAAGGATTGTCAATATGACATAGTATTAATATTGGAGTCAATAGAATGAATTGGAATTGTAAGTACCACAAGAGGGTTCTCATTGTGAGCTGAATCGGCATTTAGTCCAGCTTCCTCGGATGGGGTTTTGGGTTCCACAAGTGTAAAGCCGCTTGAATTGACCCCGCTAACGGATGACATTGGGGATAAGCTTCCGTTAGGTGTATCTGAATCTGAGGAACCATGACTGTCTGAACCAACCCCAGTTAACACTGACTTGGGAGATTGGTTCTCTTGATCAAAATCTGCTTGTGACTTCAGAGAATTAGACCTCTTCGGCTGCTCTTTGACCGAAGTTATTTTATTAGGAGTCCCTACTAGCTTACGGGGGTAAGGATGCATCGGCTTTCGTTTTGGTCTTGGAGGAGGAATTTCAATTGACTCTGCAGAGTTGATAATCTTACCATTAGAGTCACGGAGAACCTGCCATGAATATATAACATAgaaagaattaaagtgaattcaaGCATAGATTAGTTAACCCTTCAATACCAAAGAAGATATTATTTTGGATACATAGTGGTCATTAACATCCAAGCATACTTTATGGTTACTAGAATAGAGCAGTAAACCTTAGAAAAAAACTTCTGAGCATGACTTCGAATCTGAACAGCAGTCTTTGTGCCAACATGTTCTGTGGTGAAACAATAGAGGACTCCAAAACTTTAGAACAAACTTCTTTAATGCTTACTTATATCTTTCTTTGGCTAAAATCCTAATAGTATACACTCCATAGAAAATGAAGTTTGAAAATTAATGATACCTTCGATACGACGCCAGGCCCTGCCATGTAACTTTAAAGCCTCAAGGAACTTCTTGTGCTCTTCATCCGTCCACCTCTCTCTTTGTTTCTTGATGGTGTACGGTTTCCTCACCTATTGAAGTAGAGAGAAACTTGATCAAAACAAAGAT
Coding sequences:
- the LOC112733775 gene encoding protein REVEILLE 2 — its product is MAIHDQNRVTTSQGSPPVGNEVSSGSELNSVTDIQLKDQFSTTNDGALKVRKPYTIKKQRERWTDEEHKKFLEALKLHGRAWRRIEEHVGTKTAVQIRSHAQKFFSKVLRDSNGKIINSAESIEIPPPRPKRKPMHPYPRKLVGTPNKITSVKEQPKRSNSLKSQADFDQENQSPKSVLTGVGSDSHGSSDSDTPNGSLSPMSSVSGVNSSGFTLVEPKTPSEEAGLNADSAHNENPLVISQKEIKASMVEESFGQTVKLFGMTLSVTNTCRPSPPSIEACKPIPVHINVHCFGKGEGKSEIPSHIVPSETRATSKLRPRMRTETCGRGFVPYKRFMAEREKNHSSTDREEQGIRLSL